Proteins from one Sabethes cyaneus chromosome 2, idSabCyanKW18_F2, whole genome shotgun sequence genomic window:
- the LOC128735459 gene encoding UDP-glucosyltransferase 2-like: MWQRLQLIFAVLVISFYHTNTEAYRIFSITSSPSRSHAIVQEALAKELARRGHHVTMVSPYPSASSLKNYREITVSVPSGGQHAMASMMKDQSRWAMLMTMLSVSDVYMDAMNYSINHLEVRRVIREEKFDLIITPMIADFVLGLTQLLDAPAIIVCPNSIYGYLNGVVGNPNPIATIPSTMVGLTSPMNFFDRVTNIYGWFLESLFSRYIKYTSEKFYYSNFPADQFHPYDDARKNISLLLVNQHFSKAGPRPYVPAVVEVGGLQIKSKPDPLPEDLQDWMDGAEHGVILFSLGSNIQSSSIPGEKLDAVINTLKKLKQRVIWKWDSPDLPNKPSNVLLRPWLPQDDILAHKNIRLFITHGGLGGVAEAQFHGVPLVGIPFFLDQPRNLLSVQRAGWAVVVEFTELTEQTFTAAIKEVLENSSYTDTARKLSKLYRDRPMTAMDTAVYWTEYVIRNKGAHHMRYSGVDLNFFQLHLLDVWAVLGSVVFLFVVIIIRVCKFCCKSCCPTNTRLPSGKKKRKVKSH, encoded by the exons ATGTGGCAGCGGCTACAATTAATCTTTGCTGTTCTAGTAATTAGTTTCTATCATACCAATACGGAGGCCTACAGAATATTCAGCATAACCAGCAGTCCCAGCCGATCGCACGCCATAGTGCAAGAGGCTCTGGCCAAAGAATTGGCTCGTCGTGGCCATCATGTTACCATGGTCAGCCCATATCCCTCGGCgtcgtcgttgaaaaattaccggGAGATAACAGTGTCCGTTCCTAGTGGAGGGCAGC ATGCAATGGCGAGTATGATGAAGGATCAGTCCCGTTGGGCAATGTTGATGACTATGCTAAGCGTCAGCGATGTATATATGGATGCGATGAATTATTCTATTAATCACCTGGAGGTGCGGCGTGTGATCAGGGAAGAAAAATTCGATTTGATAATAACGCCTATGATAGCAGATTTCGTTCTGGGTCTAACTCAATTACTAGATGCACCCGCGATTATTGTCTGCCCAAACTCGATCTATGGATACCTCAACGGAGTGGTCGGAAATCCGAATCCAATTGCGACAATACCAAGTACCATGGTGGGACTTACCAGTCCAATGAATTTTTTCGATCGAGTTACAAACATATATGGCTGGTTTCTAGAAAGCTTGTTTTCGAGGTATATTAAATACACTTCGGAGAAATTCTATTA ttcaaattttCCAGCGGATCAGTTTCATCCATATGACGATGCGCGCAAAAATATTTCGCTATTGTTAGTAAATCAACATTTTTCCAAAGCCGGACCACGTCCGTACGTACCCGCTGTTGTCGAAGTGGGTGGTCTACAGATCAAGTCGAAACCAGACCCACTGCCAGAAGATCTGCAAGACTGGATGGACGGAGCTGAACATGGTGTAATTTTGTTTAGTTTGGGCTCTAATATCCAAAGTTCATCGATCCCTGGTGAAAAACTGGATGCTGTGATAAATACTTTGAAAAAGTTGAAACAAAGAGTTATCTGGAAATGGGACTCACCGGATTTGCCCAATAAACCTTCAAATGTCCTGCTACGCCCGTGGTTGCCACAAGATGATATCTTAGCACACAAAAATATTCGACTTTTCATAACCCACGGTGGCTTGGGAGGGGTAGCGGAAGCGCAGTTTCATGGCGTTCCCTTGGTGGGTATTCCATTCTTCCTAGATCAGCCGAGGAATCTGTTGAGCGTTCAAAGAGCAGGTTGGGCGGTTGTGGTAGAGTTTACCGAATTAACCGAGCAGACATTTACCGCAGCAATAAAGGAGGTGTTGGAAAACTCGAGCTACACAGATACTGCAAGAAAGCTTTCCAAATTATATCGAGACCGTCCGATGACGGCTATGGATACTGCCGTGTATTGGACGGAATACGTAATCCGAAATAAAGGGGCTCATCATATGCGCTATTCGGGAGTAGATCTCAACTTTTTCCAGCTGCATTTGTTGGACGTGTGGGCAGTATTGGGATCAGTTGTATTTTTGTTTGTGGTAATAATTATACGCGTTTGCAAATTCTGCTGCAAAAGTTGTTGTCCAACAAATACTCGTTTGCCTAGCGGGAAAAAGAAACGGAAAGTTAAATCGCATTAA
- the LOC128735457 gene encoding UDP-glucosyltransferase 2-like, producing MYQQLRLIFAILVISVCHTNTEAYRILSINSSPSRSHVIVQEALAKELARRGHHVTMVSPYPSASSLENYREITVPIVKPCAGAMASMMKDQSGWAMFMTMLSISDVFMDAMNNSINHPEVRRVIRKEKFDLIITPVIADFVLGLTQLLDAPAITVCPNSIFGYLNGVVGNPNPIATIPSPMVGLTSPMKFFDRVTNIFGWLLETFFAKYLKYTSEKFYYSNFPADQFHPYDDARKNISLLLVNQHFSKAGPRPYVPAVVEVGGLQTKSKPDPLPKDLQDWMDGAEHGVILFSLGSNIQSSSIPGEKLDAVINTLKKLKQRVIWKWDSPDLPNKPSNVLLRPWLPQDDILAHKNIRLFVTHGGLGGVAEAQFHGVPLVGIPFFGDQPGNLLNVQRAGWAVVVEFTELTEQTFTAAIKELLENSSYTDTARKLSKLYRDRPMTAMDTAVYWTEYVIRNKGAHHMRYSGVDLNFFQLHLLDVWAVLGSVVFLFVVIIIRVCKFCCRSCCPTNTGLSSGKKNRKVKSH from the exons ATGTACCAGCAGCTGCGATTAATCTTTGCTATTCTAGTAATTAGTGTCTGTCATACCAATACGGAGGCCTACAGAATATTAAGCATAAACAGCAGTCCCAGCCGATCGCACGTCATAGTGCAAGAGGCTCTGGCCAAAGAATTGGCTCGTCGTGGCCATCATGTTACCATGGTCAGCCCGTATCCCTCGGCTTCGTCGTTGGAAAATTACCGGGAGATAACAGTTCCTA TTGTAAAACCCTGCGCAGGTGCAATGGCGAGTATGATGAAGGATCAGTCCGGTTGGGCAATGTTTATGACTATGCTAAGCATCAGTGATGTATTTATGGATGCGATGAATAATTCTATTAATCACCCGGAGGTGCGGCGTGTGATCAGGAAAGAAAAATTCGACTTGATAATAACTCCTGTGATAGCAGATTTCGTTCTGGGTCTAACTCAATTACTAGATGCACCCGCGATTACTGTCTGCCCAAACTCGATCTTTGGATACCTCAATGGGGTGGTCGGAAATCCGAATCCAATTGCAACAATACCAAGTCCCATGGTGGGACTTACCAGCCCAATGAAGTTTTTCGATCGAGTTACAAACATATTTGGCTGGTTGCTAGAAACTTTTTTTGCGAAGTATCTCAAATACACTTCGGAGAAATTCTATTA ttcaaattttCCAGCGGATCAGTTTCATCCATATGACGATGCACGCAAAAATATTTCGCTACTGTTAGTAAATCAACATTTTTCCAAAGCTGGACCACGCCCCTACGTTCCTGCTGTTGTCGAAGTGGGTGGTCTACAGACCAAGTCGAAGCCAGACCCACTGCCAAAAGATCTGCAAGACTGGATGGACGGAGCTGAGCATGGTGTAATTTTGTTTAGTTTGGGTTCTAATATCCAAAGTTCATCGATCCCTGGTGAAAAACTGGATGCTGTGATAAATACTCTAAAAAAGTTGAAACAAAGAGTTATCTGGAAATGGGACTCACCGGATTTGCCCAATAAGCCTTCAAATGTCCTGCTACGCCCGTGGTTGCCACAGGATGATATCTTGGCACACAAAAATATTCGTCTTTTCGTAACCCACGGTGGCTTGGGAGGGGTAGCGGAAGCTCAGTTTCATGGCGTTCCCTTGGTGGGTATTCCATTCTTCGGAGACCAGCCGGGGAATCTTTTGAACGTTCAAAGAGCAGGTTGGGCGGTTGTGGTAGAGTTTACTGAATTAACCGAGCAGACATTCACCGCAGCAATAAAAGAGCTGTTGGAAAACTCGAGCTACACAGATACTGCAAGAAAGCTTTCCAAATTATATCGAGACCGTCCGATGACAGCTATGGATACTGCCGTATATTGGACGGAATACGTGATCCGAAATAAAGGGGCTCATCATATGCGCTATTCGGGAGTAGATCTCAACTTTTTCCAGCTGCATTTGTTGGACGTGTGGGCAGTGTTGGGATCAGTAGTATTTTTGTTTGTGGTAATAATTATACGCGTATGCAAATTCTGCTGCAGAAGTTGTTGTCCAACCAATACTGGCTTGTctagcggaaaaaagaatcggAAAGTGAAATCGCATTaa